The Streptomyces sp. P9-A4 genome contains a region encoding:
- a CDS encoding IS5 family transposase (programmed frameshift) codes for MVDDDLWALIEPLLPPWPERSPGPRPVSDRLCLQGILFVLHNDIAWQLLPLELGFGSGQTCWRRLDRWQKAGVFDQLHRVLLAKLNAAGELDWSRACVDGSHIRAKKRGAGTGPSPVDRRKTGSKHHLICDGRGTPLKVITTAANVNDITQTFNLVDGIPSVAGRPGRPRRRPEAVLGDKAYDSKAVRRELRRRRILPVISLKGAPNIKGLGKLRYVIEQTFALLHQFKRLAVRWERRLELHDTLVSLGCSLICWRRLKKIES; via the exons ATCGTGGACGACGACTTGTGGGCACTGATCGAGCCGTTGCTACCACCCTGGCCGGAGCGGTCGCCGGGACCGAGACCAGTGTCGGACCGGCTCTGCCTCCAGGGCATCTTGTTCGTCCTCCACAACGACATAGCCTGGCAGCTCCTGCCGCTGGAGCTAGGGTTCGGCTCGGGACAGACGTGCTGGCGGCGTTTGGACCGCTGGCAGAAGGCCGGGGTCTTCGACCAGCTCCACCGGGTCCTGCTCGCGAAGCTGAACGCGGCCGGTGAACTCGACTGGTCACGGGCCTGCGTGGATGGTTCCCACATCCGCGCGAA AAAAAGGGGCGCCGGCACCGGCCCGTCGCCGGTCGACCGGCGGAAGACAGGCAGCAAACACCACCTGATCTGCGACGGACGCGGCACCCCGCTCAAAGTCATCACCACCGCGGCGAACGTCAACGACATCACCCAGACCTTTAATCTGGTCGACGGCATCCCGTCCGTCGCTGGCCGGCCCGGCCGACCGCGACGGCGCCCCGAGGCCGTCCTGGGCGACAAGGCGTACGACTCGAAGGCCGTACGCCGGGAACTGCGGCGCCGCAGGATCCTGCCGGTCATCTCCCTCAAGGGAGCCCCGAACATCAAGGGCCTTGGCAAGCTCCGCTACGTCATCGAGCAGACCTTCGCCCTGCTCCACCAGTTCAAACGTCTCGCCGTCCGATGGGAACGACGCCTCGAACTCCACGACACCTTGGTCTCATTGGGCTGCAGCCTCATCTGCTGGAGGCGCCTCAAGAAGATCGAATCGTGA
- a CDS encoding chitosanase — MRRNTLLWQAIAATTLAGGLAAGFIGLTPASAAGPNLALGKTVTASSMEGTGLEPAKAVDGSTSTRWASVEGVDNQWIRIDLGSVTDVGRVTLKWEAAYAKSYRVELSDDGSTWRQVYSTTTGDGATDDFAVSGSGRYLRVYGTQRGTAYGYSLYEIGVYGGSTTSPSPTTSSPSTTVPLDDPSKKEIAMKLVSSFENSSLDWRAQFAYIEDIDDGRGYTAGIIGFCSGTGDMLDLVERYTQKKPSNPLAPYLPALRKVNGTDSHDGLGTSFENAWRTAAQDAVFRQTQEEERDRVYFNPAVGQAKTDGLKTLGQFAYYDAAVMHGEDGFRAIRSRAVSRAKLPSQGGNEVTFLNAFLDEREAEMRKEEAHSDTTRVSTAQRRFLNEGNISLNTPLYWSVYGESFSITA, encoded by the coding sequence ATGCGAAGAAATACCTTGCTCTGGCAGGCGATCGCCGCGACCACCCTCGCCGGCGGTCTGGCTGCCGGCTTCATCGGGCTCACACCCGCGTCCGCCGCCGGACCGAACCTCGCCCTCGGCAAGACCGTCACGGCCTCCTCCATGGAGGGCACCGGTCTCGAGCCCGCCAAGGCCGTCGACGGCTCCACCTCCACGCGTTGGGCGAGCGTCGAGGGCGTAGACAACCAGTGGATCCGGATCGACCTGGGTTCGGTGACCGACGTCGGCCGAGTCACGCTCAAGTGGGAGGCGGCGTACGCGAAGTCCTACCGTGTCGAGTTGTCCGACGACGGCTCCACCTGGCGACAGGTCTACAGCACCACCACCGGCGACGGCGCCACCGACGACTTCGCCGTCAGCGGCTCCGGACGCTACCTGCGCGTCTACGGCACACAGCGCGGCACCGCGTACGGCTACTCCCTCTACGAGATCGGGGTCTATGGCGGTTCGACCACGAGTCCCAGCCCCACCACGTCCTCGCCGTCCACCACAGTGCCCCTGGACGACCCATCCAAGAAGGAGATCGCCATGAAGCTGGTGTCCTCCTTCGAGAACTCCTCCCTGGACTGGCGTGCGCAGTTCGCCTATATCGAGGACATCGATGACGGCCGTGGCTACACCGCGGGCATCATCGGCTTCTGCTCCGGCACCGGCGACATGCTCGACCTCGTCGAGCGCTACACCCAGAAGAAGCCCAGCAACCCGCTGGCCCCCTATCTGCCGGCGCTGCGCAAGGTCAACGGCACTGATTCGCACGATGGGTTGGGCACGTCGTTCGAGAACGCATGGCGCACCGCCGCCCAGGACGCCGTCTTCCGCCAGACCCAGGAGGAGGAGCGCGACCGTGTCTACTTCAATCCGGCCGTCGGCCAGGCCAAGACGGACGGCCTGAAGACGCTCGGCCAGTTCGCCTACTACGACGCCGCTGTCATGCACGGCGAGGACGGCTTCCGCGCCATCCGCTCGCGAGCCGTCTCCCGGGCAAAGCTGCCGTCCCAGGGCGGCAACGAGGTCACGTTCCTGAACGCCTTCCTCGACGAGCGCGAGGCGGAGATGCGCAAGGAGGAGGCGCACAGCGACACCACACGGGTCAGCACCGCGCAGCGCAGGTTCCTCAACGAGGGCAACATCTCCCTCAACACCCCGCTGTACTGGAGCGTCTACGGGGAGTCCTTCTCCATCACCGCATGA
- a CDS encoding winged helix-turn-helix transcriptional regulator: MGSTPGAQAEAAGLSPECVSTIELVRDVLARVGDKWTVLVITNLADGPLRFTTLHGRIAGVSQRMLSQTLRLLTRDGLVLRTAYAEVPPRVEYELTPLGRSLSDAITHVVHWVQDHQAEIVRNRDVFDLGDSAAR; this comes from the coding sequence ATGGGATCCACGCCAGGTGCGCAAGCGGAGGCCGCGGGCCTGAGCCCCGAGTGCGTGTCGACCATCGAGCTCGTACGTGATGTGCTTGCCCGTGTCGGGGACAAGTGGACCGTCCTGGTCATCACCAACCTCGCCGACGGGCCGCTGCGCTTCACGACGCTCCACGGTCGGATCGCCGGGGTGTCCCAGCGCATGCTGAGCCAGACGCTGCGACTGCTGACCCGTGACGGCCTGGTGCTGCGGACGGCCTACGCCGAAGTACCGCCTCGGGTCGAGTACGAGCTCACGCCCTTGGGCCGGTCACTGAGCGACGCCATCACACACGTCGTGCACTGGGTGCAGGACCACCAGGCCGAGATCGTCCGGAACCGCGACGTGTTCGACCTGGGCGATTCCGCGGCACGGTGA
- a CDS encoding ATP-binding SpoIIE family protein phosphatase has protein sequence MQWEATEPDSVGGSCLFAVYDPVSRTCHMASAGHPPPAVVSPEGEVGFIPVTPGPLLGVGDNPFEVMSLTLPPGSTLALYTDGLLGRDIVGGSDHLKALLAELSPVEGPLETLGSALNAQTPHAEHPTDDITLLLARTHAVAEESTATWEYPADPAAVQDARAHVNAQLEAWGLDEFSTELIVSELVTNAIRHAGGPVTLRLIRDRVLDCEVSDPSSTQPRLRRALTTDEGGRGLFLVAQLTTRWGSRYTERGKTIWTEQALAG, from the coding sequence ATGCAATGGGAGGCGACCGAGCCCGACAGTGTGGGCGGCTCCTGCCTGTTCGCCGTCTACGACCCGGTCAGCCGTACGTGCCACATGGCCTCCGCCGGCCACCCACCGCCCGCCGTGGTGTCCCCCGAGGGAGAGGTCGGCTTCATCCCCGTCACGCCAGGACCTCTGCTCGGGGTCGGTGACAATCCCTTCGAGGTCATGAGTCTGACGTTGCCGCCAGGCAGCACTCTTGCGCTATACACGGACGGCCTGCTCGGGCGGGACATCGTAGGCGGGTCAGACCATCTGAAGGCTCTCCTGGCCGAACTCTCCCCCGTCGAAGGCCCCCTGGAGACACTGGGAAGCGCGCTGAACGCACAGACTCCGCACGCGGAGCACCCGACCGACGACATCACACTCCTGCTCGCCCGCACCCACGCGGTGGCCGAGGAGTCCACCGCGACCTGGGAGTACCCGGCGGACCCCGCCGCGGTGCAGGACGCGCGCGCCCATGTGAACGCCCAGCTGGAGGCATGGGGTCTGGACGAGTTCAGCACCGAGCTCATCGTGAGCGAACTCGTCACCAACGCCATTCGCCATGCCGGAGGCCCCGTGACCCTGCGGCTGATCCGCGACCGCGTGCTCGACTGCGAGGTATCAGACCCGAGCAGCACACAGCCGCGACTGCGCCGCGCACTCACCACCGACGAAGGGGGGCGAGGTCTCTTCCTCGTCGCCCAGTTGACCACCCGCTGGGGCAGCCGCTACACGGAGCGCGGCAAGACGATCTGGACCGAACAGGCACTCGCTGGATGA
- a CDS encoding SRPBCC family protein, whose protein sequence is MTSLAVTASSHSSASAAIVYAALLDAESWPLWSPYADVEWDVPAGVDRPARVGDLRTIRSRTGRTCCCERVVEMVPDQRFSYEQAAGLFTSHRGSVDLARAPHGGINITWSATYRHTLPLLDMLRRRRLQVWVHDLASYANSMVSRNS, encoded by the coding sequence GTGACGTCCCTCGCTGTTACTGCTTCTTCGCACTCATCGGCGTCTGCCGCCATCGTCTACGCGGCGCTCCTGGATGCAGAATCCTGGCCGTTGTGGTCCCCCTACGCTGACGTCGAGTGGGATGTGCCTGCGGGAGTCGACCGACCGGCACGCGTGGGTGACCTGCGCACCATCCGTTCCCGCACTGGACGTACGTGCTGCTGCGAGCGCGTCGTCGAGATGGTTCCCGACCAGCGGTTCAGCTACGAACAAGCCGCAGGGCTGTTCACATCTCATCGAGGCTCTGTGGACCTGGCCCGAGCCCCCCATGGCGGCATCAACATCACCTGGTCAGCGACCTACCGACACACCCTTCCTCTCTTGGACATGCTCAGGAGACGGCGTCTGCAGGTTTGGGTCCACGATCTCGCGTCATACGCCAACTCAATGGTGAGTCGTAACTCCTAG
- a CDS encoding SRPBCC domain-containing protein, whose product MTLEPVAPASTVDGTVDGAIPKVRHDTFTVERHLAAAPGTVFGAFADTPARHRWFALPGRQVSYDHDFTVNGGETASSVFTIAGSEPERLAYASRYLDIVPAWRIVYTYTSRVDDIVRWASLVTVELQPVDGGTHLRWTEQAAFLASSARPEHDLPHLRGATRLRLNGLPAALQPT is encoded by the coding sequence ATGACCCTTGAACCCGTTGCACCGGCTTCGACCGTTGACGGGACCGTCGATGGCGCGATCCCGAAGGTACGGCACGACACCTTCACAGTGGAGCGGCACCTGGCCGCAGCCCCCGGTACGGTTTTCGGGGCTTTCGCCGACACTCCGGCGCGGCACCGATGGTTCGCGTTGCCAGGCCGCCAGGTTTCCTACGACCACGACTTCACAGTGAACGGAGGTGAGACCGCGTCGAGTGTCTTCACGATCGCGGGCTCCGAGCCGGAACGACTCGCATACGCTTCCCGGTACCTCGACATCGTGCCGGCCTGGAGAATCGTCTACACGTACACGTCCCGCGTGGACGACATCGTGCGGTGGGCCTCGCTGGTGACTGTCGAACTGCAACCGGTGGACGGCGGCACCCACCTACGTTGGACCGAGCAAGCGGCCTTTCTGGCCTCGTCCGCACGGCCGGAGCACGACCTCCCCCACCTGCGCGGCGCCACCCGCCTGCGGTTGAACGGTCTGCCAGCAGCGTTGCAGCCGACGTGA
- a CDS encoding glutamate decarboxylase: MTKRDDAALFGNRFLTEPAPSETFPEEGMTATDAMRLVDVDLAMEGDPQRNLATFVTTWMEPEAQRLIAENLHRNFIDHAEYPISAEIEQRCVRMLADLFHAPGRTTGCRTQGSSEAIMLGALSLKWKWRERRQAAKLSIDRPNLIFGGDVHVVWEKFCRYFDVEPRIVPLAEGKYTIGPEDVEPHLDENTIGVVAVLGTTFTGHKDDVVGIDKLLRDVRKERDLDIPIHVDGASGAFVWPFLYPDSKWDFRLEQVRSINVSGHKYGLVYPGIGWLVFREESDLAKNLVFYENYLGKTDATFTLNFSTGASMVLAQYYNFVRLGRQGYTYVMKVMQDNAHVLADNLRSSGRFEVIGGDLEQLPLVAFRLAGKHAYDESDVAWQLSAERGWMVPAYTLPPNAERVKIMRALVKETLSREQIDRLSHDILDACRTLDGKGATHGIERAQVKRGTGY; the protein is encoded by the coding sequence ATGACTAAGCGCGACGATGCGGCCCTGTTCGGTAATCGATTCTTGACCGAGCCTGCCCCCTCGGAGACTTTCCCCGAGGAAGGCATGACCGCGACGGACGCAATGAGGCTTGTGGATGTGGATCTCGCCATGGAGGGCGACCCGCAACGCAACTTGGCTACCTTTGTCACTACTTGGATGGAGCCTGAGGCGCAACGGCTCATTGCCGAGAACCTCCACCGCAATTTTATTGACCACGCGGAGTACCCCATTTCCGCCGAGATCGAGCAGCGTTGCGTGCGCATGCTCGCCGACCTCTTCCATGCCCCCGGCAGGACGACCGGATGTCGGACCCAGGGCTCGTCCGAGGCGATCATGCTTGGCGCGCTGTCGCTGAAGTGGAAGTGGCGCGAGCGCCGTCAGGCGGCCAAGCTGTCGATCGATCGGCCCAACCTGATTTTCGGCGGTGACGTCCACGTCGTGTGGGAGAAGTTCTGCCGCTACTTCGACGTCGAGCCGCGGATCGTGCCGCTTGCGGAGGGCAAGTACACGATCGGCCCGGAGGACGTGGAGCCCCATCTCGACGAGAACACGATCGGCGTCGTCGCCGTCCTCGGCACCACATTCACCGGGCACAAGGACGACGTCGTCGGGATCGACAAACTCCTGCGAGACGTCCGTAAAGAGCGGGACCTCGACATCCCGATCCACGTCGACGGTGCCAGCGGCGCATTCGTGTGGCCCTTCCTCTACCCGGACTCGAAATGGGACTTCCGGCTCGAGCAGGTTCGTTCGATCAATGTCTCGGGACACAAGTACGGACTGGTCTACCCCGGCATCGGCTGGCTGGTCTTCCGTGAGGAGTCCGACCTGGCCAAGAACCTCGTGTTCTACGAGAACTATTTGGGCAAGACCGACGCGACGTTCACGCTGAACTTTTCCACCGGTGCGTCGATGGTGCTCGCGCAGTACTACAACTTCGTGCGTCTCGGTCGACAGGGCTACACCTACGTCATGAAGGTGATGCAGGACAACGCCCATGTATTGGCGGACAACCTGCGTAGCAGCGGCCGTTTCGAAGTGATCGGCGGCGACCTTGAGCAGTTGCCGTTGGTCGCTTTCCGCCTCGCTGGCAAGCATGCCTACGACGAGTCCGACGTTGCCTGGCAGCTCTCGGCCGAGCGCGGCTGGATGGTACCGGCGTACACCCTTCCGCCCAACGCGGAGCGCGTGAAGATCATGCGTGCCCTGGTCAAGGAGACCCTGAGCCGCGAGCAGATTGACCGCCTGAGCCATGACATTCTCGACGCCTGTCGCACTTTGGACGGCAAGGGTGCGACTCATGGGATCGAGCGGGCCCAGGTCAAGCGCGGTACCGGCTACTGA